Genomic segment of Xanthomonas sp. DAR 35659:
ACCGAGGTGGCGGACGGTGCGCGGTTGACAGACCGGCCACAAGGAACCGGCAGACCTTTCGGCCTCCGCACACCGCCCGCCAAAGGACGAGCACGCAACCCATCCCGAAAGCCGGACAAAAGAAAAGCGCCGACATCGAGCAATGGGCGCTGGTGCGCCTTGTGGTTTCAGGCTGTCAATCCTGGCTGCGGAATGTGCCGCAGCATTTCGATCATGCGACTTGGCATTGAATTCTGTCAATGGATTTCCGTCCAAAATTTCAAGAAACTTGCTGGCAAAAGGAAACTGACGAAAACGAGTCAAACGTCTACCGGCCCAATGGCTTGAATGCTTGCGGCCGTCGATTTGTGCTGATAACGTCTAATTCATAGGCTTCCAGGGGAAAGACACCATGATTTGGCACAAGGATTACACACCTAATGAAGGAGAATCTTTTGGTGTGATGGGTTCGCCACGGCAGATTGGCCGAATAAGGTCGGGAATACACACCTCGGTTACAACCCAAACTGTCGCCGAATAGTAGTTAGAGGTCACTTTGGCAAACTTCTCGCGAACCACAAAAGAAACGAAAGATCTCGCAGAGAAGCTCTTCTTCACCATCCAAGAAGAGCTATTCCGAAGAGAGACTCTGAACTCAGACGCCTATGACAAGGCGATCTTGACGTATTCTTCTGGCGCGCTTGCGCTCTCAATAGGATTTCTAAAGGACTTTGCCGTAACTTCTGATTCGCAGAACTTGTGGATTCTATTCATATCCTGGGCGCTCTTTGTTGTTGCCATTTTCAGCACAATCATTGCCTTTCTTTTCGGCAAAGCCGCAAATCAAAGGCAGCTAGAAAAATCCGAGCTTTATTACATCCATGGCCACGAGCCAGCGATTGACTTTGATAACAAGTGGATAAAGAAATCAACGATTTTCAACTGGTCCGCTGGCCTTTCTTTTGCACTGGCGGCACTTCTAACAGCACTATTTGTGTCCCTCTCTATCAAGGAGCAACCTGTGAAGAAAAGTGAACCAACACAAGATGTGATCCAGAAGATTATTTCTGGAGAGACCGTGATCATGGAATCGTTCGACCCGGCACGTATGACTAGGCTGCCTCAACCAGTTGATGCAGCACCCGCTGCCCCGGTCGCTCAGTCGCAAACTCCTGCCGAAACTTCACAACAGTCATCTAGTGGCACAACTGCTGAGTGACCTCTAACAGTTCGTTCAAGCCGAAGCCGCTTCGCGGCTCGGCTTAACTCAGACGTTAGACCTGCAGGTCAAGTCCATGGCTATGTTGAGCGACAACTTCAATGCACTTCTGAAAGAAGCGCAATTCACCCTTGAAATGCTTGGCTCTGGCGCGACGCAGATCAGGAAGGCCAGCCACACAGCCAAAGGCACCTATTTCCAGGCATTAACGAGCCTCTCTACCGGCATTGAGCGCATCGGCAAGCTCTGCCTGATCCTTGACCACCACTTAGCCACCGGCGGTCAATTCCCCAGCCATGAGCAAATGAAGAATGACATCGGGCATGACATAAAAAAATTTACCGGAAATCACAAGAAATAATTCAGGATCGTGGAATCACCCTTGATCATCTGCAGAGTCTGAGCAACCCGGTACATCAAGCAATTCTGCGTTCACTCAGCAATTTCGCCCAGGGCGACCGTTACTCAAACATTAATATCATCACAGGGTCAAAGCAGAATCGAGACCCGATAGCTGATTGGTTCAACGGGGTTGATAGGCGAATCTACGATTCATCAATTAGTGCGGCAAATAAGGCCAAAATAGCGCAGCAGGCACGTTTGATGAATGCCCTGATCGGAGACATCTCATATGTACTTCAAAGCTCAGAGACCGGCGACGAGATAACGGATCTTGAGACGGCAAGTCGCATAAGCTTGGCATCGGCGGCAATTTCACCATTGCGCCAACTCAATGTACTGCAGGTAATTCGCTACTGGACAGACTTGCTTCGTGAGCTTCAGTGCCTTGCGCAAGCGGCGGGCAGCCGCGATGTTCCCCACTTCAGCGAAATATTCGCGCGATTCGGTAACGAGGATAAGTATCTGCGCACTCGCAAGACTTGGGAGCAGAATTAGTGCAAGGCTGCAGGTCTGACAATTCATTCAAGCCGAAGCCGCTTCGGCGCTCGGCCTAACTCAGGTGTTAGGCAACAGGGGGACAGATCTATGAGACTTGCGGCAGCGATTCTGGCATCGGCGTTCCTTCTGGTCGGCTGCAACAGCGGCGGCCCGTCACTTGTTCCTGCGCCGGCGCCGGAGTTCGATCTCCGCGACTTCGTCGTTGCCGAGGAGCGCACTGACGCCACTGAGTACTCGAAGGCATACAACACCTTCAAGGGCACAGGCACGCTTGTAGCCCGAAATGTGGCTCCGGAACGCGACCTCTTTGTTCTCCTGGAGGCCCGCGACCAAACGGCCGGCGCAGACGCGGAACCCGCGCTTGTCCCGGTTATGTTCCGCGGCGGTGTTGGTAAGGTCGAGGTCTCAAAGAGCAAATACGGGGAGATGAGCACGCGCCCGAGCTACGACTGGCGTGTCCGTGGCTGGGTAGAGCTCAACAAAGCAAAGATCAGCGTGGCGGGCGGGCCAGCCAAGTGATACGCGGGCTGTTGCCTAACAGTTCGTCCAAGCCGACGCCGCTTCGCGGCGCGGCTTAATTCAGGAGTTAGACATGTGGAGCAAAGTCGCCGGATTCTTCACTTCTCGCCAAGAGCCACTTAGTGATGGCTGGGTGCGCGCCCATTGCACACCGATGGGATTACCTGATCTACAAGCGCGCTTTGCGAGCCACGGAGAGGCACTTGTTTTTCACTGCACTGACCCAGAGTCAGCTAATCTAATCATTAAGCGTGGCGCAATCTTTGGTGAGGACGTGGTGGCTTCAGCTCACTTCCATCCCGATCCTCTCAAGACGCCCAAGCAGGCTAAGGCTACAGGCTGTCTCTTGGGATTCGTATGGCTTGGCAAACAAAGAACCGTTAACCTCGCCATGGACCCCTCGACGCATTTGGATCAGTCTCCATTTTTTCTTGTACACGTTCCAAACTCCGCAGGAAGCGCCAAAATTTGGGAGTCAAGGATCTATCCAGGCACCACGGCAGGTTTGCAGCTAGTCCACTTCGCCGACAAACGGGGCGGCTTCCTACTTTCCGAGCCTCAATCAATTTCAGTGATACGGCCACATGTCTAACAATTCAAGCCGATGCCTTCGGCGCGGCTTAGCTCAGGCGATGGAGCACGATCGAAACGTCATCCCGGCGCCACCCCCGGCGTCCCTCGGCGCAGACGACACAGCGCTGCTGACGCGTCGCGCAATCAATGCATGTCTTCCAGACACTTGCAGTAGTTCTTGCTTGTATCGCCGCCTTGACCGTTCCAGATTGCGCCGCACAGCGTACAGCTGCGGAAAGAGCGGTTGAGTTCAGCCCCTTTGCAGGCTTGCGAGCAAAAGAGCGTATCTCCTTGAGACGCCATGTCGACCCCCATCCTGCGTCGATGATTGGCGAGCCACGGCCGGCGATGCTTCGCCAAAAGGAGCAGCACCCCATACCCGACGGTCACCCCCGTCGGCGCCACCTCGCTGTGCGGATTCCAGTTCGAGATCAAGGTGATCGCAACGCCGCCCGCGCTACGGTAGCGGGCGAACCCGAAAACTGGGTGCCGAACAGCAGCGATGCACGCACCGCGTACGGACGCGATCAGGGCGATGCCGCTCGCCCTGGCTCACCCCTCAGCCGGCCACTCGCGAAAATTCACGCACACCGTGGTCTTGTCCAGCATCGCGAATTCGCGCGAGCCCCAGGGCCTGAGCGCGACGGTGTTGCAGTTCGGATGCAGCAGGTGCGGCACGCGTGTGGACATTTCCTTGTAGATCGCATCGACGTCGTCGGTCTCGATGCTCAGCTCCGGACGGTCCTTCGCCGCCCACTCGGGGTTCTCGACCAGATAGGCCTTGGCGCCGTCGCGCGCGACCACGGCCATCGTGGTGTCCTGGTACAGGACCGCGAAACCCAGGCCGTCGACGAAGAAGTCGAGCCCGTCCTGGAGGCGTTCGTAGAAGATCTTCGGGATCAGGTTCTTGAACATGGCAGCGCCTCGGTCGAGGCAGGAGTGTCGCACACCCCATCTGTTGACGCTGGCACGCGGGCCACGCCGATGCGGCTGGGCGATGCGGTCGAAGGCGCCGCATCGAAGCCGAGCTAGATGCAGGCTGTATTTCCGGTTGCTATGCTGCGCCGGCCATATGCGGTTTTTCATGCGCCGCTAAGCAACATCGCATCTTTACTCTCGACGAATGACATGACGCAATCCACGGTCTGGGTGTTCTGCGGTCCGAAGGCCGCGTTTCCTTCCGGCGTGTTCTGGAGCAAGGATCAGGCGCAGGCCTGGATCGTCGCCAACCGGCTCAGCGGGACGCTCACCGAGTATCCAGTCGGTGTCAGCACCTACGAGTGGGCGGTCGGCGAAGGCCTGTTCCGGCCCAGCAAGCCGGAGCATCGGCAACCCGCTTTCATCCAGACCTTTTCCTGTGCCGCCCAGGCGCATCAGCATTACGAAGATGGCCAGTAGTGCAGCTGGAAGCATCGGGACGTGCGTGCCTGCGCGTCCGTGCGCCATCGCGCCGGAGCGCGAAGATCGACCGACAGGACATCCCTATGGGATATGAGTATCAGTTGACGTTCTCCTGTGCCGACACGCAACAGATCCGCCGCGCCCTCGGCCAGGTGCCCGGCGCCGCGCCAGACGATCCAAACGCGGCCAGGATCGCGTACCGCCTCGCTGGCGATCCCGGCCAGATGCCGGAAGCGATCATGTACTGCGAAGAAAACGGGCTGTATTACTGCGCGAATACGACCGAAGGCCTGCGCTATCTCGGCATCGTGATCAGCCGGTTGACGGGCACGTTCGGCACCGTCGCGGTCTCGGAACTCTAAACGGGTGCTCGCGATGTCGCGCGACCGCTTCCACGCGGCCGGCTTCCGCGGAAATACCGATATCTACACCATCGAGAGCGCGCGCGCGACGCCCGCCGCGCCGCCATCGCCCAGCGCGACGTAGGCGCTGCGCAGCGCTTGGACGAAGCGCGCATCGCCCGACAGCGGCGCGAACACCACCTCCAGCGCGATGAACGCCGCCACGTCATGAACTGCCTCGCCGGTCGCGCGTCGCCCGATCCCGTGCAGCGCCTCGGCCATGGGATCGACCAGCGTCACGCCATCGCGCGCCTGTCGCCGCACGAACTGCATCCACGCCGCGATCGGCAGGCACAGCCGATCGATGCGGCGGCCAGCGGCCAGGGCGTCGGCGATGGTGCCGAGCAGGCGCACCGGCAGCTTCTGCGAGCCGTCCCAGGCGATCTGTGCCAGGCGGTGGGCGATGGCGGGATTGCGGAAGCGGGCAAGGATGGCGCCGGTGTAGTGCTGCGGGTCGAAGCCGGGCATCGGCTGCACGGTGGGGGCGATGTCCTCGCGCATCAGCGCTTCGACGAACGCGGCCAGTTGCGGGTGACGCATCGCGTCGACGACGGTGTCCAGGCCGAGCAGCGACCCCAGGTAGGCCAGCGTGGAGTGTGGGCCATTGAGCAGGCGCAGCTTGGCGCGATCGAAGCCGGCGATGTCGTCGCTGAGGGTGACGCCGGCGCGCTCGAAGGCGGGGCGGCCGTTGCAGAAGCGGTCTTCGATCACCCACTGGCTGTAGCGCTCGCGCTGGATCGGCCAGGCGTCGTGGCAACCGAGTTGCGCTGCGACGCGCTCGCGCAGGGCGTCGTCGCTGGCCGGGGTGATGCTGTCGACCATCGAGCAGGGGAACGCGGCTTCGTTTTCGATCCAAGCCGCCAGCGCCGGGTCGAGGGCGTGCGCGAACTGCAGCACGGCGCGGCGCAGCTTGCCGCCGTTGTCCGGCAGGTTGTCGCAACTGAGCATCGTGTACGGCGCCAGCCCCAGGCGCAGGCGCGCGCGCAGGCCGGCGACCAGGTAGCCGATGGCGCTGCGCGGGGCGTGCGGGGTGGCGAGGTCGTGGACGATGTCCGGATGGGCGAAGTCGAGATGGTCGCCCGCCAGGCAGTAGCCCTTCTCGGTGACGGTGAGGGTGACCAGGCGCACTGCCGGGTCGGCCAGGCGGGCGAGCACGGCAGGCTGTTCGTCCTGCGCGCACAGCACTTCGCGGATGGCGCCGATGGTCCGTAGCTGCGGGGGTTCGTCGAGCAGGGCCAGGGTGTAGAGGCTGTCCTGCGGCCGCAGGGCATCGCGCACCTGCGGGCTGTGCAGGGAGACGGCACTGATCGCCCACTCTGGTTCGTCGGCAAGCAGGGCGTCGAGGTAGACCGCCTGGTGGGCGCGGTGGAAGGCGCCGGTGCCGAGGTGGACGATGCCGATGCGCAGGCGGTCCAGGGCGTAGCTCGGGCGCGCGATGGTGGGGGGCAGGTTGGGGAGTGCGGCGGCGGTGAGGCGTGAGTCGGTCACGGGCGATCCAGGAAGGCGATTTCGGTGTGCGGCATGGTCGGTAAGGCGGTCGCGGCTGAAGCCGCTCCTACAGGGAATCGGGGGGCCGGGTGCATGATGGCAGCGTAAGTGGGGGTCGATTTCGTCCGTCCATGCGCGCGCTTCGGTGGCGCGCGCTTGGACAGCGCGCGCCACCGATCTCGATCACCGCTGCGGCACCGCGGCCGACGGCTGCACGCTGAAGCGCTGGCGCACGCGCACGTCGCTGCTCGATGCGCCGACCTGCAGTTCGTAGTCGCCTGGGTCCACCACGTAGGCCTTGCGCGCTTCGTCGTAGATGCGCAGGTCGGTTTGCGGGGCAATGGCGAAACTCACTTCCCGGGTTTCGCCGGGTTGCAGGGCGATGCGCTGGAAGCCGCGCAGTTCCTTGGTGGCGCGTTCGCGTTGCGGCGCCACGGGTTGCAGGTACAGCTGCACCACTTCGTCGCCTGCGCGCTGGCCGGTGTTCTTCACCTTCAGCGTGGCATGCAGGCTGCCGTCGGCTGCGAGCTTGCTGCGGTCCAGGCGCAGGTCGGAATAGGCGAACCGGGTGTACGACAGGCCGTGCCCGAACGGGTACAGCGGGGTGCCGCCGAAGTAGCGATAGGTGCGGCCGCGCATGGCGTAGTCGTCGAACGCGGGAAGCTTCTCGCTTTCCTTGTAGAACGTCACCGGCAGGCGGCCGGCGGGGTTGGCGTCGCCGAACAGCACGTCGGCCACGGCGCTGCCGCCGCGTTGGCCGGGATACCAGGCCAGCAGGATCGCCGGCACGTGCTGCTGCGCCCAGTCGATGGCCAGCGCCGAGCCGGTGGTCAGCACCGCCACCACCGGCTTGCCGGTGCCGTGCAGGGCTTCGAGCAGGTCGCGCTGCGGCTTGGGCAGGCGCAGGTCGGTGCGGTCGCCGCCGGCGAAGCCGGGATAGTTGACCTTCATCTCCTCGCCTTCCACGTCGCCGGTCAGGCCGCCGACGAACACCACCACGTCGGCGCTGCGCGCCGCATCCAGCGCCTCCTGCAGCGGCGGCTTGGCGCCGGGCTGGCGCCAGGCCAGGCGGATGCCCGCGTCGCGCTCGCCTTCGTAGTACTCCAGCCGCAGGTCGTAACTGCGGCCGGCCTCCAGCCGCACATCGACGCCGTCGGCATGCAGGCGGTCGCTGGCGCTCCAGCGGTCGATCAGGCGCTTGCCATCCAGATACAGGCGCACGCCGTCGTCGGCCGCGGTTTCCAGATGGTAGGTGCCGGTGGCCGGCGGCACCAGCTTGCCGCTCCAGCGGATGCTGAAATTGTCGGCCGGGATGGCCTGGTCCGGACCGGCTTCGCCGCGGGCGAGCAGGTTGTCGGTGGGCGAGCCGCGGTCCCACTTGAAGCCGATCTGCGCATCGGTGCGCACCAGCGCCGGCGGGCCGGACAGGTCGCGATTGCGGAAGTACTCGCCGCGCAGGCCGCGCTCGGGCGAGTCGGCCGACGGGCGCAGGTATTGCGGCTCGATCAACGGCGTGGCCGCGGGATCGTCGCGGCCTTCGACCAGGTCGGCGCCGCGTGCGTAGAGCACTTCGGCGTCGGGCGCCGCCTCGCGGATGCCCTGCAACACGGTGACCGGCGCGGCCGGCGTGCCGTAGTAGTTGCCAAGCAGCGCCATGGTGTCGTCGGCGGTGGGGCCGATCACCGCGATGCGCTTGAGCTTGGCGCGCGACAGCGGCAGCACGCCGTCGTTCTTCAGCAGCACCAGCGATTCGCGCGCGGTGCGCCGCGCCAGCGCGTCGTGCGCCGGCGATTGGTTGGCCGAGAGCGGAATCCGCGCCCAACGCAGCTGCTGCGGCGGGTCGAACATGCCCAGGCGCATGCGCGCGACCATCAGCTTCTGCAGCGCCTTGTCGACTTTGGCCTCGCTGATCAATCCCTTGCGCACCGCCGTCGGTAGCGTGGAGTATTCCTCGCCGCATTCCAGTTCGGTGCCGTGCTTCACCGCCAACGCGGCGGCCTCCTCGCGCGTGGCGACGATCTTGTGGTTCTTCCAAATGTCCACGATCGCCCAGCAGTCGGAGACCACGTAGCCGTCGAAGCCCCAGGTGTCGCGCAGCACGTCGCGCAGCAGGAACTTGCTGGCGCTGGCCGATTCGCCGTACACGCGGTTGTAGGCGCCCATCACCGCGTCCACCTTCCCTTCCTTGACCAGCGCCTCGAACGCCGGCAGGTAGGTCTCGTACAGGTCGCGCTGCGACGGGTGCGCGTCGAAGTGATGGCGGTCGGCCTCCGGGCCGCTGTGCACGGCGAAGTGCTTGGCGGTGGCGTCGAGCTTGCGGTAGGTCTCGCCCTGCGCGTTCTTCGGCGCGTCGTCGCCCTCGCCCTGCAGGCCCTGCACGAAGGTCACGCCCATGCGCGCGGTGAGGAACGGATCCTCGCCGTAGGTCTCCTGGCCACGGCCCCAGCGCGGGTCGCGGAAGATGTTGATGTTCGGCGACCAGAAGGTCAGGCCCTGGTAGCGCGCGTGCTGGTCGCGGCGCAGGGCCTCGTGGTGCTTGGCGCGCGCCTCGTCGCTGATCGCGGTGGAGACGTCCTGCATCAGCGGCACGTCGAAGGTGGCCGCCATGCCGATCGCCTGCGGGAATACGGTGGCGCCGCCGGCGCGGGCCACGCCGTGCAGCGCCTCGTTCCACCAGTCGTAGGCCGGCACGCCCAGGCGCGGGATCGCCGGCGCGGCGTTCTGCATCTGCGCGGCTTTTTCCTCCAGGGTCATGCGCGACACCAGGTCGGCCGCGCGCTGTTCGAAACTGCGCTGGGTGTCCAGGTACGGCGGCGGCGCCTCGGCGGCGACCGCCGCGCACGGCGCCATGGCCAGCAGCAACGCCAGCGTCGCGACGCGGTGGCGCCGTCCCGTGTACGGCGCGGTCTCGATGTGCATTGCCTACTCCTTGCTGGATGGATCCGGTTCGCGGCGGGCATACGGCCCGAGGGTGGTGCCGGTGAAGCCGCCAGCCAAGGCGGTGCTGAGCATGGCCGCATCGTCGTCGCGGCGCAGCCAGCGCCAGTCCTGGCCATCGGCGGCGAAGGCGAAGGCATAGCGGCCGCCGTCGCCGGCGATCTTCAGGCGCAGCGTGCCCGTCGCAGCGACCGGGCTGCGCGCGACCGTGGTGGTGCGCTCGCCGTCGCGCTTGTCGAGGAACACTTCGGCGCGCGCGCCGCGGCGGCGCACGCCGAGCACGTACCAGGCATCGGCGTTCTGGAAGGCGGCCAGGCCGGCGACCAGGCCCGGCTGCGCGGGGATCTGCACGGCGGTGCTGGCGTCGAAGCGCAGGTGCTGTTGCCGGTACGCCAGGAACGCCGGATTGCCGCTGCCGTCGAGGCCCTGCGTATCGGGGTGCAGCGTCATCCACCCCGGGCGCGCGCGCAGGTCCAGCCACTCGCGCCTGGGCGTGCGCAGCAGCAGCCAGCGACGATCGCGGTGGGCCGCGTCGAAGTCGTCGCGCCAGGTGAAGTTGCCGCTCAGCGGCGCGGTTTCGGCGTCGGCGCGCAGTCCGGCCGGACCCGGCGCGACGTAGGGGATCGGCTGGCCCGCCGGCAGGATCGAAGGCCAGCCATCGTGCCAGGTCACCGGCAACAGGAAGGTTTCGCGGCCGGTGTTGTAGCGCTCCTGCGCGTACGGGCGGCTGGCCAGGAACAGCGCCCACCATTGCCCATCCGGGCCTTCGACCAGATCGGCATGGCCGGCGTTGCTGATCGGGTCGGCGCGCTTGGCGGGCAGGTCGCGCTGGGTCAGGATCGGATTGTGCGGCGCCGGCAGGTACGGCCCCCACGGCGTGCGACTGCGCAATGCCACCTGCGAATGCTGCGGGCCGGTGCCGCCTTCCGCGCAGGACAGCACGTACCAGCCGTCGCGCTTGTACAGGTGCGGGCCTTCGATCCAGATCGGCTTGCTGGCCAGGTCCACGCCGCCGTTGACCAGCACCTTGCGCGGGCCGACCGGCTGCAGCCGCGCCAGATCGAAGCGCTGCATCCAGATCGCGCGATGGCCCTCGTACAGCGGCGCGCCATCCGGCGGACCGTTGTTGAGCAGGTAGGTGGTGCCGTCGTCGTCGAAGAACAGCGACGGGTCGATGCCGTCGATGTCCGGCAGCCAGTGCAGCGGCGACCATGGCCCGGCCGGATCGTCCGCCGTCGCGATGAAGTTGCCGCCGCTGTCCACCGCGGTGCCGACCACGTAGAAGCGGCCCTGATGGTGCGCGATGCTGGCGGCGAACATGCCGCGCGACACCTTCAGGCCGTCGTAGTTCAGCTGCTCGGCACGCTCGACCACGTTGCCGACCTGCCGCCAGTGCACCAGGTCGCGGCTCTCGAACACCGGCAGCGCCGGGAAGTAGGCGAAGGTGGAATTGACCAGGTAGTAGCGATCGCCGGCGCGGGTGACGCTCGGGTCGGGATAGAAGCCGGCCAGCACCGGATTGCGGTAGTGGCCCGCCGGCAGCGGCGTGGCGAACACCGCATCGTCGCCGCGATACACGAACCAATCGAAGGCGACCGTGTCCACCGCGGGCGCCGGCACCGGCGCGCGCTGCGCCGACGCGGCTTGCAGCGTCGCCACGCCCAGCAGCGCCCACAGCCATGCGCGTCCCCAGCGCATGCGCCTCACCAATCCCACATCCCGCCGTCTTCCAGGCGCGCGATCGGCAGTTGCTTGGGCGCGTATGGATAGCGCTTGGCCAGCGCTTCGTCGATGTCCACGCCATGCCCGGGCGCCTCGCCGCAATGCAGGCGGCCGGCGTGGAACGCGTAGTCGTGCGGAAACACTTCGTTGGCTTCGTCGGAATGGAACATGTATTCCTGGATGCCGAAGTTCGGCACCCAGGTGTCGAAGTGCAGCGCCGCGCCCATGCACACCGGCGACAGGTCGGTGGCGCCATGGAAGCCGGTGCGCACCTGGTGCAGCGCGGCGAAGTCGGCCAGCCGGCGTACGTGTGTGATGCCGCCGGCGTGGACGATGGTGGTGCGGATGTAGTCGATCAGCTGCTGCTCGATCAGGTGCTTGCAGTCCCAGATCGAATTGAACACCTCGCCCACCGCCAGCGGCGTTACCGAGTGCTGGCGGATGATCTCGAACGCGCGCTGGTTCTCCGCCGGGGTGGCGTCCTCGAGCCAGAACAGCCGGTACGGCTCCAGGTCGCGCGCCAGCCGCGCCGCTTCGATCGGGGTCAGGCGGTGATGCGCGTCGTGCAGCAGTTCGATTTCGTCGCCGTGGTCGGCACGCAACCGTTCGAACAGCTTGGGCACCACGCCGAGATAGCGCGGCGTGGACCACACGGTCTCGGTCGGCAGCTCGCTCTCGGCCGGTTCGTAGGGCTTGCCGCCGCTGGAGATGCCATAGGTCTTCTTGATCCCGGGCACGCCGCACTGCGCACGGATGGCGATGAAGCCGAGTTCGCGGAAGCGCGCGACTTCCTCGCTGGTCTCGGCGATGTCGCGGCCGTTGGCGTGGCCGTAGACCAGCGCGCCCTCGCGCGAGCGCCCGCCCAGCAACTGGTACAGCGGCATGCCGGCCATCTTACCGAGGATGTCCCACAGCGCCACGTCCACCGCGGCGATCGCGGTCATCGTCACCGGCCCGCGCCGCCAGTACGCGCCGCGGTAGAAGAACTGCCAGATGTCCTCGATGCGGCCGGCGTCGCGGCCGATCAGGTTCGGCACCACGTGGTCCTGCAGGTAGGACGCCACCGCCAGTTCGCGGCCG
This window contains:
- a CDS encoding glycoside hydrolase family 3 protein, with translation MAPCAAVAAEAPPPYLDTQRSFEQRAADLVSRMTLEEKAAQMQNAAPAIPRLGVPAYDWWNEALHGVARAGGATVFPQAIGMAATFDVPLMQDVSTAISDEARAKHHEALRRDQHARYQGLTFWSPNINIFRDPRWGRGQETYGEDPFLTARMGVTFVQGLQGEGDDAPKNAQGETYRKLDATAKHFAVHSGPEADRHHFDAHPSQRDLYETYLPAFEALVKEGKVDAVMGAYNRVYGESASASKFLLRDVLRDTWGFDGYVVSDCWAIVDIWKNHKIVATREEAAALAVKHGTELECGEEYSTLPTAVRKGLISEAKVDKALQKLMVARMRLGMFDPPQQLRWARIPLSANQSPAHDALARRTARESLVLLKNDGVLPLSRAKLKRIAVIGPTADDTMALLGNYYGTPAAPVTVLQGIREAAPDAEVLYARGADLVEGRDDPAATPLIEPQYLRPSADSPERGLRGEYFRNRDLSGPPALVRTDAQIGFKWDRGSPTDNLLARGEAGPDQAIPADNFSIRWSGKLVPPATGTYHLETAADDGVRLYLDGKRLIDRWSASDRLHADGVDVRLEAGRSYDLRLEYYEGERDAGIRLAWRQPGAKPPLQEALDAARSADVVVFVGGLTGDVEGEEMKVNYPGFAGGDRTDLRLPKPQRDLLEALHGTGKPVVAVLTTGSALAIDWAQQHVPAILLAWYPGQRGGSAVADVLFGDANPAGRLPVTFYKESEKLPAFDDYAMRGRTYRYFGGTPLYPFGHGLSYTRFAYSDLRLDRSKLAADGSLHATLKVKNTGQRAGDEVVQLYLQPVAPQRERATKELRGFQRIALQPGETREVSFAIAPQTDLRIYDEARKAYVVDPGDYELQVGASSSDVRVRQRFSVQPSAAVPQR
- a CDS encoding mannitol dehydrogenase family protein, which translates into the protein MTDSRLTAAALPNLPPTIARPSYALDRLRIGIVHLGTGAFHRAHQAVYLDALLADEPEWAISAVSLHSPQVRDALRPQDSLYTLALLDEPPQLRTIGAIREVLCAQDEQPAVLARLADPAVRLVTLTVTEKGYCLAGDHLDFAHPDIVHDLATPHAPRSAIGYLVAGLRARLRLGLAPYTMLSCDNLPDNGGKLRRAVLQFAHALDPALAAWIENEAAFPCSMVDSITPASDDALRERVAAQLGCHDAWPIQRERYSQWVIEDRFCNGRPAFERAGVTLSDDIAGFDRAKLRLLNGPHSTLAYLGSLLGLDTVVDAMRHPQLAAFVEALMREDIAPTVQPMPGFDPQHYTGAILARFRNPAIAHRLAQIAWDGSQKLPVRLLGTIADALAAGRRIDRLCLPIAAWMQFVRRQARDGVTLVDPMAEALHGIGRRATGEAVHDVAAFIALEVVFAPLSGDARFVQALRSAYVALGDGGAAGVARALSMV
- a CDS encoding glycoside hydrolase family 43 protein; the protein is MRWGRAWLWALLGVATLQAASAQRAPVPAPAVDTVAFDWFVYRGDDAVFATPLPAGHYRNPVLAGFYPDPSVTRAGDRYYLVNSTFAYFPALPVFESRDLVHWRQVGNVVERAEQLNYDGLKVSRGMFAASIAHHQGRFYVVGTAVDSGGNFIATADDPAGPWSPLHWLPDIDGIDPSLFFDDDGTTYLLNNGPPDGAPLYEGHRAIWMQRFDLARLQPVGPRKVLVNGGVDLASKPIWIEGPHLYKRDGWYVLSCAEGGTGPQHSQVALRSRTPWGPYLPAPHNPILTQRDLPAKRADPISNAGHADLVEGPDGQWWALFLASRPYAQERYNTGRETFLLPVTWHDGWPSILPAGQPIPYVAPGPAGLRADAETAPLSGNFTWRDDFDAAHRDRRWLLLRTPRREWLDLRARPGWMTLHPDTQGLDGSGNPAFLAYRQQHLRFDASTAVQIPAQPGLVAGLAAFQNADAWYVLGVRRRGARAEVFLDKRDGERTTTVARSPVAATGTLRLKIAGDGGRYAFAFAADGQDWRWLRRDDDAAMLSTALAGGFTGTTLGPYARREPDPSSKE
- the manD gene encoding D-mannonate dehydratase ManD, with product MTQTSDNATSAQGSARDREIVEARVIVTCPGRNFVTLKIVTRSGVYGLGDATLNGRELAVASYLQDHVVPNLIGRDAGRIEDIWQFFYRGAYWRRGPVTMTAIAAVDVALWDILGKMAGMPLYQLLGGRSREGALVYGHANGRDIAETSEEVARFRELGFIAIRAQCGVPGIKKTYGISSGGKPYEPAESELPTETVWSTPRYLGVVPKLFERLRADHGDEIELLHDAHHRLTPIEAARLARDLEPYRLFWLEDATPAENQRAFEIIRQHSVTPLAVGEVFNSIWDCKHLIEQQLIDYIRTTIVHAGGITHVRRLADFAALHQVRTGFHGATDLSPVCMGAALHFDTWVPNFGIQEYMFHSDEANEVFPHDYAFHAGRLHCGEAPGHGVDIDEALAKRYPYAPKQLPIARLEDGGMWDW
- a CDS encoding DUF7710 domain-containing protein; this translates as MTQSTVWVFCGPKAAFPSGVFWSKDQAQAWIVANRLSGTLTEYPVGVSTYEWAVGEGLFRPSKPEHRQPAFIQTFSCAAQAHQHYEDGQ